Genomic DNA from Dermacentor variabilis isolate Ectoservices chromosome 6, ASM5094787v1, whole genome shotgun sequence:
CCGACCAGATCAACACACTAAGCTAAACATGTTAACATATGCTTAGGTTGGCAATACCTTTGCTATATTGGTGGACACAACATTAGGATGACTGCATGACTTTTCCTGAACAATGAGTCTCTTTCTGTACACTTTACCATGACAATGGTTATCGAAGCAGCACTCTAATGCTTCAAAGGAACACTAGAAAGGGCAACACCAAATCACTTTAGATTGTCTTATGAAAGATCTTTCCAGCGCACAAAGAAACATGGACGAGCAGAGAAGGACAACAAAAATGCTAGCGTTCTTGTTGTCCCTCTCTGCTCGTCCATGTTTATTTATgcactggaacgatgtttcataatgctattcacaaccaactagcccagctatcCAAGCATAGTGCTTTAGATTGGCCACTTATTCTTTCAAGATTCTACTTTCATTCACACAGTGTAATAAGGTTGATTACTACTAGAGAAAATAAAggtccagcttttttttttttatttatcaatcACTGCGAGGTCACAGATCTCGATGTATTTTCTCATATTTGGCCCATGTTAGTGCAGAAAAAATTCTTGAAACTTGCTAGGTTgagtttcttcctttggaatgcAATGTTGCCCTTCTTCATCAATAAGACATAAGCTAGACCCATGTCGATAGGCATTGTTACAATCTATGACATCATAGcgagttggtgcgggaacttcaggatacctcgtttttgcatttctcccggCTTATCATGCCTTCTCGCACAATATGAGAGCTGTTTCGCTATTGCTGAAATGTAACTTAAAATAAAGCTTAACTTAATAGTTTCTTTAGTACTGCTTGAAGCAACTGCTAGTGTGTGTGCCCTCTGTGTGTACATCTCTCATCATGCTCTGCACTCTTCTTCGTGGTGCAGTGAAAACCACGGTGAACAGAAAGGTTGCCCACAATAATGTCCCCAATTTCTTTGGTCTGATGATAAATCCACTCACTCCAGGCTGCTGCCCCATGGGCTGTCCCATTGGCTGGGGACCTAGCGCTTGTGGCCCCATTCCCTGCGGTCCTAGCGGAGGCTGTGGTGCTAAGGGCTGGGGCCCACCGGCAGCTCCCACCATGGGCCCAGCTGCACCTACCATAGGCCCAGCTGCTCCAACCATGGGCCCGGCTCCGCCCACCATGGGCCCAGCCCCAGCCACCAAGGGTCCACCAGCTGCGCCCACCATGGGCCCAGCTCCAGTGACCATGGGGCCAGGCGCAGCCACCACGGCTGGCTGGGTGCCTCCTAGAGGCTGCTGGGCTCCCGTGCCCAGTGGGGTGAGGTTGGGGTTCTGGCGGTGCAGGATGCTGAGGGCCACCTGGGGGTCCACAATCTTCATGATGACTTGCGCCTGGAGCAGTGCATATGCCAGCTGCGGGTTCTGGAGGAGCATGTTCCGAGCCTCTCCGGGGTTGTTCTGAATGCACAACTGCACAGGCAAAGAGCAAGAGATACGGTTTACAATAGAGAAATGAATGACATGATGGTGCAATAATCAAGCCTACACATCTAGCAGAATAAGAAGTGAGGCTTGTTAATATGGACTGAACATGATGTGCGATAGCCTGAAAGACAGATTACGAGAATAGGGCAAGAATAGTCCTCAGTCTGTTTTACCTTATTTTTGTGGGCAACATGGTCTGCTTAGTGACCTGTCCTTCGTGCTACAGTACACCATGCTAAGCCTACATGTCAAACTTGAGACAAGAGGGCTGGACGTATAAGCAAGGCAGAAGACAAAAAAATGTAAAAGAAGCTGCATTGGGCCAGCTCATGTCTCGTGCACGCTTTACTTATCCATGTTTTAAGGGTGCAAACCTGTCTAAAATCCAAGAATTAAAGAAGTGGCCGAAACCAATGTTTTACTATACATCAGGTTATGCAACCTGGAGCTTCAAATTGCAACAAAAGCTTACATAATAATGAAATTCAAGAGGAAAACAGTACCAATGATAGCGCCCTTCACGAGAGCTATGCAGCACTGGCATTTGCATGTCAGACTGTAACGAAAGAAAACTGTATTTATGGAGAACTCTGGAACACAAGCAGCCAGAAATTTGTCACGAAAACCAACTGTTACATTAGCTGAGACTAAGCTAAATGTTTGCAATATCAAAAGCTCTATTAGTGAAGCCTGAGCTAGTCCTAACATTGCTTCAACTTGTGGGATTAATTAAAACTAAAATAAATGCTTTTAGGGGACTATAATTTAGTTATTATCAGGAACATGAAGCATGCACATCATAAGCAGCTTACAGTCATGACAGATAGAAGATTCCCCTTAAAGCCTCTGTCATGTGTTGGGGTATGCCAATGGCAAAGAGAGCTAGGATTTCAACCCAGCTTATGCTGTTGAGGTGCAAACTTCTCAAATGCAATAGCGCTGCTAAGCCTACCTTTATATACTACATACCACTACAGGGAATTCATCAGTTTTGGTTGCTTACTATATGAACGCTTGTTTCCAATGCATGTAAATTCAATTAGAGCTAGTGTCTTTATTTACTGTAAGCAGGATATTTTATTGTACTTCACCTTGTTTTCCTGATGATCAAGGTTTGCATGAACACTTGCTCTGTCCAGCAAAATCGGCTAGCCTCTGAGTAGCAGCAGCTGCATTGTGAGCTTTTCAATATACCTTAGCTATCAAAATCATCGCATCTACATTCAGCAACCCACACATTGACAAACCACAACCAAGGCATTCACTCTATGCCATTTATGAGTCATAAATGAAGTCACAGTTACGCTTGTTAGTGCAGAATAAGCATACCTTCATCTGCTTCATCAGCTCAAACATCTGCTCGGGTGGCAAACTTGCCACTGCTTTGGAAATAGCTTCGGGTGCACGTTCTGGTTCCACTTCTGGGCCATATGGACTCTGGAAGAATATATAAATGAACCCAAATCAGTGTAAGACATGCTTTCTGTTTGAATTAGTTCAGCAGGACAATTATCCAAGAAGTGCAGTTTGCTTTCCAGGACTCCTAATTTGTAAGCAGCAGTTGCAGAAGTGCATATTTGTAAACTTACATAGCaaagccaaggaaaacatggggaaggagGGAGacagaaattcaagacgatgagcaaaacaagaacaggtccacttgtcgaaacgttggctcccgcttttaccttgttctagtTTTGCACATAACAAGGCCAATAAGTTTGCACAGGCTAGAACATTTGCGCTTACATGTGCACACCCACAACAGTTCAGTGTGTATGGCGATACATGGTGAGGTCTTCTTGGAAAGAGACTAGATAAATCCCAACATAAATCAAGTATTTGGTAACCACGGCTAGTTCAATTCAGTAGAAATAATGAAACAGTAAGCGCTCCTATGCAACGGGCTCTTAGGAGGGTACGTAAAAAATCCCAGTGTTAATCAAGCACTTACGACAGCGATACTAGTTCAACGTTTTTAACAGTATAAATGCTTGTCTAATGGCTGATGAAACGGAAGACCTCGGTACCCAGCTCCCGTACAGAAAACCAATCCAAACGGCAATGCTTTACTGCACCCTTCTGCTGCCTTCAATACTCACTTCGACTGGAGGGCCACCCAATGACGCCTGCAAATCTGAAAGCAGAAAATCGTGCGCTCGTTAGGTGCACGCAAGGAGTGACTGTTGGGCAGCAAAATGAGCCACACAACTACAGTCACATAAGCTGCATCGGGCACGAAAGGTTCGCTTACTTTTGAGTTCTTCTTTACTCTTCTCGCTGGCAGCGTTGTCGACGCGCAAGGGACGTCCGTTGAGATCGAAAGCATTCAAATTTCGCATAGCGCTGAGCGCGGTCTCTTGATCTTTGTATTCGCAGAATCCATAACCTTTGGGCTTTCCTGTCTCACGATCATACACGAGCCTGCGTGTAAACATTGCGCTGGGTTCACACCACCACTCCACGGTGAGGGATATAAGCGGGATAGACGCTTGCTTCGTGCAGAAAACAGAGACGATGTCGACACACAGAGAAGCACACAGACTACACAAGCAGTTTCAGCGTATGCTTACCTAAAGCTGACCACTGGTCCTACTTCGGAAAAAATGTCTTTTAGCTGCTCTTCTGTAGCTTCATAAGGAATGTTCCCCACTGCAGTGCGAGCAAAGAAGCAGTTATTTAGGAagcagcatgaaaaaaagaaaaacaagaacctTCAACAGTAATCAAGGACCACGTAGGGCGCAATTTCAGAGCAAAGCGAGCTCACCGAACACCGAACGCACAGAGCGTTCGGCGGCAGAGAGGACCCCTTGGACAGCTGTCATATCGGCAGCGTTTTTGCGCGACTTCCCCAGTTCGGCGTCAGGGTGGGTAGCTGCTTACGATAATAATTGGTTCTTCTATCCCCTACAAGTCACAGCGGAGCGAAGTGAATGAGGCAGGAGCGACGCAGCGTTCACCATGCAGCAGCGACGTTCGTAGCGACGTTCATACACACAAAGCCGCAATCCAAAGTTCGGCTCGAGCTGGACTGCAAATTGGCTGTGGCTTCGCTTATTTATGCGGATTCGGCCTCAAGCTACGCTCGCCGCAGTTTTGTACTAGCTTCAGGAGTTCCTTAATGCAGCGGTCTGCTTGCACATTAGATCTAGTTCTCGCAGCGAGATATAATATAAAGACTAGTGGACTGATTTCTGTCAATATACTCATGGTCGGAAGGAACTGAAGagattattttactgttttatcGCTAGTCCCGCCCACTCTGAAGAGGTATTCGTCGGCCCAAAGAGAAACTTCCCTGAGCCCGATATTCCGCGACATTGAAAAATGTCTCGATACGCCAGTCAATTTTTAAAGCAGTTGGGAAGCAAGGAGTTCAGAAACTACCTATGCAGGTACGCTGTATATTTTGTTACTCCGTGAACAGCGTACATTATCCAGCACTGAGACGTTtcgtttcttctcgtttgttcTCGTGTCTGCTGCGGCGCGCGCTTCCCGATCTGTGCGATCTCCTCTGACCTTGTAGTACTGTGAGTTTTCAAACCATTTACCTGCTCTTTCGCTCATGAGAGATCAGTTCATTAAGTGAGTAACTACTGTTTCTCTTCCTTGTTCGCGTGCAGCACTTCTGGGGACCAAGTAAGTAGTGGCTTCGCACCATTCATTCAATTTGTAAGCGTGTACCGGCCCCGCTCATTTGCGGCGTCTTCGTTTTTCGTCTTTCTTCCTCACGTAGTTGCTAACTGGGGAATTCCACTGGCCGCTATAGCGGACATAAAAAAGGACCCAAGCATAATTAGCGGCAAGATGACTACCGGTGAGTTAAAAGGTCGCTAAGTTTTTACTTTACTGCCCCTTGCGAGATCGCTGCGTATAAAAATCGAAAAAAGGAAAGGTGGGGGTGTTCGAAAAGCGAAATTTTTTTGATCGAATCGAGTGCCGAATATTTTTGATCTTTTAAACAGAGTGAAATATAAGGGCTCCTCGTAGACCGCGTGGCAAGAAAaacttatttacattatttgagACATCTGATGGCATTAACAATTGGATGTCAGGTCCACTGAAAAGCTCTGAAGAGGACTACTGGAGACTTTCAAGTGACTGTACCTGGTGCACCATAACAATGACCATAAGAAACGAAGGAACAGTATGTCGCCAGATGCACGTCTGTAATATGAGGAGCAGTAAAAAAGTTCCCGGAATGGTGATCCAGCATGCAAATGTTACGACCCATGGCATTGCTTACACAGACACTTGCTCCATCGCTTCTGCCATTGTTGAAATCAATGGTAGGAGACTTCTTTTGGAAACTGTTGAGAGTTTAGCCGTCGCATTTGCTTTGATGTCCTTCACGGTTGCAAAAAGTGTCCCACTGAGGTCTTCAGAGTTTTCAACCACCGTACTCTCCGGATCTCAATCTATGTGACTTATGGCTGTTCCCTGCTCTGAAAATGGGCTTCTAGAGGGCACGTTTTGCAACCGTGGAGGACATCAAAGCTAATGCGACGGCTAAGCTCCGACAGATTCCGAAAGAAGCCTTTTACTGctgcttccaacaatggcaggAGTGATGGAGCAAGTGTCTGTGCGCACAAGGGTTCTACTTCGAAGGTGATTAGGTATGCATTGCCATAGGTCATAACATTAGCATGCTGAACCACCATTCTGGGAACTCTGAGTGCCCGTTGTATAGCATAGTGCTTATTGAAGAAGCTAAATGTAATACTACAGCACCGCACATCATTTTATTTGAATACAAACACGGCGCAATGGGCCAAGTAACTTGCTTTGCCTAAATCGATTCAGCAAATGCTTAAGCTCTCCGAGGTGAGACATGTTTATTAATGATTTAAGAACATTGTGTATAACGGATCTCCTCCATGCATTTGCCCAGGAACAGGCTCATATGTGCAAAAACTGCAGTTCCCCTGCAGCAGAATAATTTGGAAGAGTCTCCACTTGGTCTTTCTCTTTAGACTGCACCAACTGATGATGCTCCTTATCGTATTCGAATGGAATGAATGTTCAATAACTTCGAATAGTAATTCTTGAATGCAAATTGAATCTAGCCCTAGCTATTCACAGTAGAAATGTTAAATAGTTGCACatccctttaaaaaaaaaaaaaaaaaggtaatgtaAGCAGAAGCTTCACATGTATGATAGTATGCggcttcactcaacagaagagaGTTGAGCCCCGTATCACCTGTCCTAGCTAAATGTTATAAACTACACAATAACGTGAAGAAACTTGCTTATATCTTTCACTTTGTATTTTTTTAACACTACTGTGTCATCATCATAAACCTAtcttaagtccactgcaggatgaattATTAGTCTTACTGCAAGGCATATAGGATCTAGTGCTGTTTATCACAAAAACAAATTTTTGTTTATTCCTGTAGATAGCCTGTGCGCAATACATTGTTATAACTAAATGGCATTCTTGAAATGATGAACTAAATACCACCATGTACATACCATTTCAATGCAAGTTTACTAATGTGTTTTGGTTGTAAGCAAAAATCTAGAAGCACACCACAAAAAACTGCCGGTACCTGCACACAGCCATTTGTGCACACTATTCTAAAATTAATATTAGTTTGAACCATAGGCCTCCGGCAACAAATGTAAATAATTATCATCTCCTGTGTGGAATGAGACAAGAGCTGATAAATTTTTACCAATATTTCGGAGCTGAATTCTGCATCCCCCTTCGCTTCTCTTTCAGCATTGTGCATATACTCCTTGCTGTTCATGAGATTTGCACTCAAAGTGCAACCCAGAAACATGCTCCTTTTTGCTTGCCATTTTACGAACGAGGGTGCTCAAATTGTTCAAGGATGCCGGCTTATCAAACATGAGTAAGTACTTTTGTTCCTCCATGGTGTTTCCAATGTTCAAGTTCTTGCAACACTGTTGCTGAAATGGCAGACTAGGCAAGACCTGTATGGTGTTCCAAAACAATCACGTTACACAATAGGCGAAAAAAAGTACGAGCACCATCCAAGCCAGGCCATCCACGTAAGCTTTTTCATACAGGTGTAAATAAAGGGACATCTAGACAGAAGCAAGCCCTAGATTTGAAGTTATTGCCAGCACTTTCTTCTAGTGTGATTTGTCATTTAATAATTTACAAGTGTCAACCACCTTCAGTGTAGTATTTAACTAGTCCCTCATTTTCCCTGAACCTGTGCATAAGAGAATAGTATCTTCTTGCAGTGTTAAATTTTCCTCACATTGTCTGATTATCTCTTTATAAGAGTTTCTCTGTTGCGCAAAGAGATGGGCATTGTTGGCCAATGCAAATAAAACCTTGGCTCTAACAACTGCTATAGTACTATATTACATTGACGTCAGACAGCCTCCTTTTTCAAAACAAGCAGTCATGAGAGAAAAATGGTAAACTCCTTTACAAGTAATGACATATATGAAATTTTGCATTATAAAGTGCTTTCTTGAAACCAAACACAGTATCTTGCACCTTACAACAGTCACGTGGAGTGCACAATTGAAAATGTGGAATCGGACCAGAAATGTTTTGATTTTGCTGTACATTTTGTTTCATATTTGTATTGCATTAACCAACTGTAAAGTGACATATTTTCTCATGTCTTGACGCTAACTGCACAGCCCTCTAAATTGCCATAAGAACTATAAAGTGTGTTGTGCACAGAATGAATTTTAAACATAGTAAGTATGCAGCAAGACAAAGTGGCATTGCATGTCATTCTTATGTGCTATTTTCTAGACGAATTGAGAGCTTCAAATCTTCTTTCAGGTACCTAACAAGCCCACAGAAGTAGGCCAAGCCACTTAGAACTGTCTTCCAAACTTAGGAGCAATAAAGTGACCCAAGGAAAGTGGAGGTGTGGCCTGTACAGAAAAATAATGTCAGCTTGGAGACAGAAGATTAAAATTGTAGAGAAATAAAGCCACTTTACTCGTTCCAGATGCGAATGAGACTTTTTCCATCGCAAGGATGAAGACAACAGTGTTGGGTGGACAGGGATGATTGAGGAGAGGGCAGTGAAAAGCTATTGAGAGGTGTCATTTGACGCACAAGAATCCCCGAACTTCTGTGACAAAAGCCTCGAAGGAGTCCCTGAAGCGGAGTCGGTTGGGCCGTTCTGGAGTCAGGGGTTGATTTCGAGTAAGAGCCTCCAAGGACTGGGCGAGCCGCTGCCCAACTGCAGGATCCTGCTGGCTTGCCACGAGTGCTTGGGCTA
This window encodes:
- the CstF64 gene encoding cleavage stimulation factor subunit 2 CstF64; amino-acid sequence: MTAVQGVLSAAERSVRSVFVGNIPYEATEEQLKDIFSEVGPVVSFRLVYDRETGKPKGYGFCEYKDQETALSAMRNLNAFDLNGRPLRVDNAASEKSKEELKNLQASLGGPPVESPYGPEVEPERAPEAISKAVASLPPEQMFELMKQMKLCIQNNPGEARNMLLQNPQLAYALLQAQVIMKIVDPQVALSILHRQNPNLTPLGTGAQQPLGGTQPAVVAAPGPMVTGAGPMVGAAGGPLVAGAGPMVGGAGPMVGAAGPMVGAAGPMVGAAGGPQPLAPQPPLGPQGMGPQALGPQPMGQPMGQQPGGLGPMGGPAGGPGFPADSPFSDSGFGAPARASLLGERPTGPESIRSNPFDPRVMGPLGGGPGRGVPDPRLDPRGDRDLRTMPPMGDRDMRQQPPLEDQDLRTDPRFRPGAAFDPRSRPFGSGGGPRDDPRMAGAAAGGRPGPPAAAANPVISAQDQEKAALIMQVLQLSDQQIALLPPDQRQSIMVLKEQIARSTQQQ
- the Mpc1 gene encoding mitochondrial pyruvate carrier, whose translation is MSRYASQFLKQLGSKEFRNYLCSTHFWGPIANWGIPLAAIADIKKDPSIISGKMTTALCIYSLLFMRFALKVQPRNMLLFACHFTNEGAQIVQGCRLIKHE